The following are from one region of the Anaeropeptidivorans aminofermentans genome:
- a CDS encoding HPr family phosphocarrier protein — MKEFKIKLDTVEKVKSFVNITSAYPFEIDICSNRYVIDAKSIMGIFSLDISKELIIKAYSDDTENFEKDIKDFLI; from the coding sequence ATGAAAGAATTTAAAATTAAACTAGATACCGTTGAAAAAGTAAAAAGCTTTGTAAATATTACTTCAGCCTACCCTTTTGAAATCGATATTTGCTCAAACAGATATGTTATTGATGCAAAAAGCATCATGGGCATCTTCAGCCTTGATATATCAAAGGAATTAATTATTAAAGCCTATAGTGACGATACGGAAAATTTTGAAAAAGATATCAAAGATTTTTTAATTTAA